A stretch of the Capsicum annuum cultivar UCD-10X-F1 chromosome 10, UCD10Xv1.1, whole genome shotgun sequence genome encodes the following:
- the LOC107854517 gene encoding pectinesterase inhibitor 10-like — protein MAFYNQIFLVFAISLFFTTLPSKATFFFPRFQAPPLSPSKSSSSSSSPYTETLPPKGYNVPKSQEPPPSKPYSPSPSSYKKPLPPKGYKIPKSQAPPLSPSKSSSSFSSSSAYKKTIEISKKSTPVTSNGDVSIFINSVMEATMAKTEEFISTVIEQRLEDPETDIYATDCLETCKEVYQDAVDAMKKAEEDCKVKNYYKANVDISAMMTDIDTCNDCAISVYGDDSEFKEFDNWIHGVGSDCLEKIATHSK, from the coding sequence ATGGCATTTTATAACCAAATTTTTTTAGTCTTTGCCATTTCACTATTCTTTACAACCCTCCCATCTAAGGCAACATTCTTTTTCCCAAGATTCCAAGCACCTCCCCTATCTCCATCTAAATCGTCATCGTCATCGTCCTCGCCCTATACAGAAACCCTCCCACCTAAGGGATACAACGTCCCTAAATCCCAAGAACCTCCTCCATCCAAACCATACTCGCCCTCGCCCTCATCCTATAAGAAACCCCTCCCACCTAAGGGATACAAAATCCCTAAATCCCAAGCACCTCCCCTTTCTCCATCTAAATCGTCCTCTTCCTTTTCCTCATCCTCAGCCTATAAAAAAAccattgaaatttcaaaaaagagtACTCCTGTCACCTCAAACGGGGATGTTTCCATATTTATCAACTCCGTGATGGAAGCTACGATGGCCAAGACGGAAGAATTCATTTCGACTGTCATTGAACAACGTTTAGAGGATCCAGAGACAGACATTTACGCCACGGATTGTCTCGAGACATGCAAGGAGGTGTATCAAGATGCAGTGGATGCCATGAAGAAGGCTGAAGAAGATTGCAAAGTTAAAAACTATTATAAAGCCAATGTTGATATTAGTGCAATGATGACTGATATTGATACTTGCAATGATTGTGCTATTTCTGTATATGGAGATGACTCTGAGTTtaaggaatttgataattggaTACATGGGGTTGGTAGTGATTGCCTTGAGAAAATTGCTACCCATAGCAAATAA